DNA from Desulfovibrio porci:
TTATTTCCGCCAAAGACCGGGAAGGACTTTCCTTCGCCGATTGCCCCAAATATCGTTGAGCGAAAACGGATATGACAACCCAACCGCCACTCATTTCAGTCATCATCCCTTGCTATAACTATGGGCATTTTTTGTCTGAAGCGGTTGACAGCGTTCTTGGTCAGAAACGCGGCGAGCTGACAGTGGAAATTATTGTCGTGGACGATGGTTCTACGGACGACACCGCCGTCGTGGCCCAAGGGCTGGGTTCGTCCATTCGTTATATTCATCAGGAAAACCAGGGGCTCTCCGAAGCGCGTAACACCGGCATACGCGCGGCAAAGGGAGATTTTCTGGTTTTTCTTGACGCCGACGATCTGTTGACCGCCAACACCCTGAGCAGCCATCTGAACAATTTCGCCGCCCATCCGGAACTGGACGCCAGCGTCTGCCTGAGCCTTCAGGCAGTCGAATCGAATCGCAGCACCTACCTCTGGCCGCTCAAATCCTCACATCTGGATATGCACCTCTGCCACAGTAACATCTCACCGGTGCATACCTTTATGCTGCGCACCCGCGTCGCGCGCGAGATCGGTTTTTTTGATCCCGACCTCAAGGCCTGCGAAGATCAGGATTACTGGCTGCGTTGCGCCGCCTCAGGCAAACGTTTCGGAACCAATGTCGACGGTATGGTCATTTACCGACAGCATGGACAGAGCATGACCAGCCAGATGTCTCGCCAATTGGCCCATGATGGCGCCATCCGCTTTAAAATCAGTATGTTGTTGGAAAACAGGCCGGATTTCCCCCAGGCCGGGAAATTCTATGGCTGGCTGGCGCACGCCGCCGGAAGCATCAGCAGCGCTTACGGGCTCTACCCCCAAAGCCCCCAGTTCGCTCTGAGGCTGCTGGACGAATCGGCCAAAGCCGTCCTAAAGGCCGCGGTTGTTGCAGCGCAGGCGAAGACAGATGATGCCCATCTGATTCTGGCGGAACGCTACTTCGCTGGCGAATACCTCTTGCGGGCCGGAAGCTTTGACGCTCATTCCTGCCGTCCTCTTGAAAAAGCGACAGGTTTCCTTGCAACTCGCCACTCAAAACTGGCCGGTCTGACCAGGAGCCAGTTGAATGCCAGACAGAAGCAACTCTTTACCCGCCTGTGTTGCGAGCATGAACGGGTGCAGGCAACATTCAAAAGAGAGGGGATTTTTGTATCTTGGTGACCAGCGTTTTTCGTTAGAATGCTCCCATAAAAAAGTTAATATTTCTGAAGAGTTATTTTTTTGCTATAAAATTATATTTATTATAAATTCAAGAGGAATATATGAAACTGCGCCCTGAAGTATCTGTAATTATGTCAGTATATAATGGAGAAGAACATTTGAATGAATGTTTACAAAGCATTTGTGCACAAACATTCTCAAATTTTGAGTTTATTATCGTCAATGATGCTTCCACTGATAATACTGCTGAGATTTTGAAACACTGGCAGCGCATGGATTCGCGTATACGACTTCTATACAATCTCGAAAATAAAGAACGCTCCATTTCCCGTAACCGGGCCATTACGGCGGCCCGTTCTCCGCTTATTGCCGTAATGGATGCCGATGATCATGCACTGCCAACAAGGCTCGCCGTGCAGACCGCCTTTCTGAGAGAAC
Protein-coding regions in this window:
- a CDS encoding glycosyltransferase family 2 protein, with amino-acid sequence MTTQPPLISVIIPCYNYGHFLSEAVDSVLGQKRGELTVEIIVVDDGSTDDTAVVAQGLGSSIRYIHQENQGLSEARNTGIRAAKGDFLVFLDADDLLTANTLSSHLNNFAAHPELDASVCLSLQAVESNRSTYLWPLKSSHLDMHLCHSNISPVHTFMLRTRVAREIGFFDPDLKACEDQDYWLRCAASGKRFGTNVDGMVIYRQHGQSMTSQMSRQLAHDGAIRFKISMLLENRPDFPQAGKFYGWLAHAAGSISSAYGLYPQSPQFALRLLDESAKAVLKAAVVAAQAKTDDAHLILAERYFAGEYLLRAGSFDAHSCRPLEKATGFLATRHSKLAGLTRSQLNARQKQLFTRLCCEHERVQATFKREGIFVSW